The DNA region AAAATAAGCGATCTCCGGCTGATACCCGGCTTCAACCAGGGTATCAAAACTGGCCCGGATAAGTTCAGTTAGACCTCCACAAAGAACCACCTGTTCTCCAAAGAGATCGGTTTCTGTCTCTTCGGCAAAAGTGGTTTCAATAACGCCTACCCTGGTGCCTCCGATTCCTTTAGCGTAAGCCAGGCCGACCTCGGTAGCCGTTCCGGAATAGTCCTGTTTTACGGCCAGTAAATTGGGGACTCCTTTACCTTCACAATAAAGCCGTCTAACTAAGTGACCCGGCCCTTTGGGGGCCACCATAATGACGTCTATATCTGGCGGCGGGACAATCTGGTTAAAATGGATATTGAAGCCGTGGGAAAATCCGAGGACATTACCTGGTTTCAGGTTAGGCGCGATATACTTGTTATACACGGCCGGCTGGGTCTGATCCGGAACCAACATCTGAATGAAGTCAGCCTTTTTAGCTACCTGGTCGGCCACCGCTACGGTCATCCCATCATCTACCGCCCTCTGCCAGGCAGCGCTCCCCTCCACTTCGGCCACCACTACATTAAGTCCGCTGTCCTTCAGATTTTGAGCCTGAGCGTGTCCCTGGCTTCCGTAACCGATAACCGCGATTAGCTTGTCCTTTAGAACCTCCAAATTCGCATCCTGATCATAATAGACTTTAGCCATCTTAACCTCCTCCTTTATCAATTTCGGAAGGCGGATTTCGGATTGCGGATTTTAAATCCGAAATCCGCCATCTACTTATTTCCCCTGGCCACAGCCACTTTGCCGGTTCGGATAAGTTCTCTAATCCCGTAAGGCTTTAGCAACTCAATAATGGCCTCTATTTTTGTCTCCGCCCCGGTGACCTCCACCGTCATTATTTCGGTATTAACATCTATGATCCTGGCCCGGAATATACCTACAATTTCCATAATCTCGGGCCTCTTACTGGTATCGGCGGCCACTTTAATCAGGACCAACTCCCTCTCGACATGGTCCTTCTTGGTCAAATCGGTCACCTTGATGACATCAATCAGTTTATGGAGCTGCTTCATCACCTGCTCCAAAATTCGGTCATCGCCTTTAACGACAATGGTCATCCTGGAAACAGTAGGGTCCTCTGTTTCGCCTACGGTTAATGAGTCGATGTTAAATCCCCTTGAAGAGAAAAGCCCAGCAATGCGGGCCAGGACACCGAATTTATTTTCTACTAAGACCGAGATGGTATGTCTCATCTTGACTCGTCCTCCTCTATGGCCAGATTATTGAGCGCCCATTTCTCTTAGGCCATCCCCTCAATCATCTGAGTCAGAGCCGCCCCGGCCGGGACCATAGGGAAGACATTCTCTTCCCTGGCGATACGAAAATCCATCACCACCGGCTTGGAAGAAGCTACGGCCTGTTGGAGGGCCGGGCGGACTTCTTCCTCTTTAGTGATTAGTATCCCTTCTGCCCCATAAGCCTCCGCCACTTTAACAAAATCCGGGGCCACCGAAATATCCGTCTGAGCATAACGCTTTTTAAAGAAAAGCTCCTGCCATTGCCTGACCATACCTAAATACCGGTTATTCAGGATAGCAATATTTACCGGCAGCTTATACTGAACAGCCGTGGCCAATTCTTGGATGTTCATCTGAAAGCTGCCGTCACCGGCAATATCAAAGACAACCGCTTCCGGGTGTCCGGCTTGGGCCCCGATAGCGGCCGGAAAGCCGTAACCCATGGTGCCTAATCCACCGGAAGAGAGAAAGGTTCTGGGCTTTAGATATTTGTAGAACTGAGCGGCCCACATCTGGTTCTGACCGACTTCGGTAGTTATAATGGCCTCACCTTTGGTTACTTCATAAATCTGTTCCACCACATATTGCGGTTTTAGTTCCCCTTCTTTTTGATAAGTAAGGGGATGTTTTTTCTTCCACTCTTCGATCTTAGCCAGCCAGGCGGCCGTATCTCCCGGTTTCACCAATTTATTGAGTTCTCTCAGGACATTGCCCACATCACCCACAATAGGGATATCCACCTCGATATTTTTACTTATGGCCGCTGGATCAATATCGATGTGGATGATCTTGGCATGGGGGGCGAATTCATCTACCTTACCCGTTACCCGGTCATCAAATCTGGCGCCTACCGCAATGATCAGATCCGATTCACTAATGGCATAATTGGCATATTTGGTGCCATGCATACCCAGCATACCCAGAGAAAGGGCATGATCTCCAGGGAAACCGCCCAGGCCAAGCAGGGTCATAGTCACCGGTATGTTGGTTTTTTCGGCCAATTCCTTAAGTTCAGCGGCTGCGCCAGAAGAAATTACCCCGCCGCCGGCGTATATGACCGGCCTGGAGGTCGTCGCTATGGCCGCCGCCGCCCGTTTGATCTGGCCAGGATGACCAAAGTAAGTGGGATTATAACTCCGCATCCTCACCTCGGTTGGATATTTAAATTCAGCCATCCCGGTACTCACATCCTTGGGTAGATCGATTAAGACCGGCCCTGGCCTGCCTGTTCGGGCGATATGAAAGGCCTCTTTTATCGTCTTAGCCAGCTCATTTACCTCCTTGACCAGGTAGTTATGTTTGGTGATGGGCCGGGTAATGCCGGTAATATCCGCCTCCTGGAAGGCATCATTACCAATCATAGCCGTAGGCACCTGGCCGGTAAGGGCGATCATGGGAATAGAATCCATATAGGCGGTGGCTATTCCGGTAACCAGATTGGTTGCCCCCGGCCCGGAGGTGGCGATACAGACCCCCACCTTACCGGTGGAGCGGGCATATCCATCGGCGGCATGGGCTGCCCCTTGTTCGTGTCTGACCAGGATAAACTTGATGGGGGCATCATAAAGGGCATCAAAGAGAGGCAAAACCGCCCCGCCTTGATAACCAAATATAACTTCCACATTTTCCTTGAGTAAGGATTCAACTACAATTTGAGCGCCATTTAACTTTGACATCGTTAGACTCCTATCAATTCAGGTGTTTAGGCTGAAGGCTGAAGACTGAAGGCTGTAAAACATCTCGAAAGGCTTTACACCTTCAGTCTATCTCCCTTCAGTCTATCCCCCTTCAGTCTATCTCCCTGAGTAGTTACAATGGTTAAACACAGCTCCATGGTTAGCCGGTCCGACGAGTTGGGCATAGCGGCCTAAATAACCATGTTTAATCTTTGGCTCTGGTGGACTCCATCGATGGAGTCGTTCCTCTATTTCACCATCATAAACATTTACCTCTAATTTATTCTTGGGGATATCGATAATGATCTCATCCCCATTTTTCAGGACAGCGATAGGCCCGCCGGCGGCTGCCTCCGGCGTAATGTGACCAATAGCTGCCCCTCTGGTTCCCCCAGAGAAACGGCCATCCGTAATCAAGGCTACCTTAAGATTCATTCCCGAGACCACTGAAGTGGGGGTAAGCATCTCTCTCATCCCTGGACCACCTTTAGGGCCTTCATACCTGATGACAATCACATCTCCATCTTTGACCCTGCCGCCGGTAATGGCGGCTACGGCTTCTTCTTCCAAATCAAATATCCTGGCCGGTCCACGATAAACTAACATATCAGGCGCTACGGCCGACTGTTTGACTACTGCGCCATCAGGGGCCAGATTGCCAAAAATGATACCGATCCCTCCCTGAGCATGATAGGGATTATCAACCGGTCTTATTACCTCAGAGGATAGGACCTTGCTCGCGGAAACATTCTCATAAACCGTCTTTCCGGTTACGGTTAGACTGTCTCTAATCAGGCCGTGTCTAAAGAGTTCTCCCATCAGGGCCGGTATTCCCCCGGCCTCATTCAGGTTATGCAGGTAGTGGGGCCCGGCCGGATTGAGATGACACAGATGGGGCGTCCGTTTACTAATCTCATTAAAGATGTTCAGGTTTAATTCGACCCCGGCCTCGGCCGCAATGGCCGAAAGATGAAGCACCGTGTTGGTTGAAGCGCCAATAGCCATATCTACCGAGATAGCATTTCTAAAGGCCTCTTCGGTTAGAATCTGACTCGGCGTGATCCCCCTTTCTACCAGCTCCATAATTTTCATTCCGGCTTCTTTAGCCAGGCGGACCCTGGCTGCCTGGACAGCCAAGATCGTCCCGTTTCCAGGGAGTCCCAGACCCAATGCCTCGGTGAGGCAATTCATAGAATTGGCGGTATACATCCCGGCACAAGAACCACAGCCAGGACAAGCCACATCTTCCATTTGATTAAGCTCATCCTCCTTTATCTTACCGGAAACTAGCCGGCCGACGCCCTCAAACATAGAGATAAGGGTCACATCCCGGCCTTGAAATCTCCCGGGAAGCATCGGTCCACCACTTACCACTATGGCCGGGATATTAACCCTGGCCGCCGCCATCAGCATGCC from bacterium includes:
- the ilvB gene encoding biosynthetic-type acetolactate synthase large subunit, which gives rise to MSKLNGAQIVVESLLKENVEVIFGYQGGAVLPLFDALYDAPIKFILVRHEQGAAHAADGYARSTGKVGVCIATSGPGATNLVTGIATAYMDSIPMIALTGQVPTAMIGNDAFQEADITGITRPITKHNYLVKEVNELAKTIKEAFHIARTGRPGPVLIDLPKDVSTGMAEFKYPTEVRMRSYNPTYFGHPGQIKRAAAAIATTSRPVIYAGGGVISSGAAAELKELAEKTNIPVTMTLLGLGGFPGDHALSLGMLGMHGTKYANYAISESDLIIAVGARFDDRVTGKVDEFAPHAKIIHIDIDPAAISKNIEVDIPIVGDVGNVLRELNKLVKPGDTAAWLAKIEEWKKKHPLTYQKEGELKPQYVVEQIYEVTKGEAIITTEVGQNQMWAAQFYKYLKPRTFLSSGGLGTMGYGFPAAIGAQAGHPEAVVFDIAGDGSFQMNIQELATAVQYKLPVNIAILNNRYLGMVRQWQELFFKKRYAQTDISVAPDFVKVAEAYGAEGILITKEEEVRPALQQAVASSKPVVMDFRIAREENVFPMVPAGAALTQMIEGMA
- the ilvC gene encoding ketol-acid reductoisomerase, which encodes MAKVYYDQDANLEVLKDKLIAVIGYGSQGHAQAQNLKDSGLNVVVAEVEGSAAWQRAVDDGMTVAVADQVAKKADFIQMLVPDQTQPAVYNKYIAPNLKPGNVLGFSHGFNIHFNQIVPPPDIDVIMVAPKGPGHLVRRLYCEGKGVPNLLAVKQDYSGTATEVGLAYAKGIGGTRVGVIETTFAEETETDLFGEQVVLCGGLTELIRASFDTLVEAGYQPEIAYFECCHEVKLIADLIFEYGITGMRYSISDTAEYGDLTRGRRVVNEATRSEMKRILDEVVNGSFAREWILENQAGRPVYNSLKDKDSRHLIEEVGAKLRGMMGLGKKKL
- the ilvN gene encoding acetolactate synthase small subunit, whose amino-acid sequence is MRHTISVLVENKFGVLARIAGLFSSRGFNIDSLTVGETEDPTVSRMTIVVKGDDRILEQVMKQLHKLIDVIKVTDLTKKDHVERELVLIKVAADTSKRPEIMEIVGIFRARIIDVNTEIMTVEVTGAETKIEAIIELLKPYGIRELIRTGKVAVARGNK
- the ilvD gene encoding dihydroxy-acid dehydratase, which translates into the protein MRSDVMKLGLEKAPHRSLFKAMGYLTAELDRPIIGVANSANELIPGHIHLDRIAQAVKDGVRMAGGTPMEFSTIGICDGIAMNHTGMKYSLASRELIADSVETMATAYPFDGLVLIPNCDKIIPGMLMAAARVNIPAIVVSGGPMLPGRFQGRDVTLISMFEGVGRLVSGKIKEDELNQMEDVACPGCGSCAGMYTANSMNCLTEALGLGLPGNGTILAVQAARVRLAKEAGMKIMELVERGITPSQILTEEAFRNAISVDMAIGASTNTVLHLSAIAAEAGVELNLNIFNEISKRTPHLCHLNPAGPHYLHNLNEAGGIPALMGELFRHGLIRDSLTVTGKTVYENVSASKVLSSEVIRPVDNPYHAQGGIGIIFGNLAPDGAVVKQSAVAPDMLVYRGPARIFDLEEEAVAAITGGRVKDGDVIVIRYEGPKGGPGMREMLTPTSVVSGMNLKVALITDGRFSGGTRGAAIGHITPEAAAGGPIAVLKNGDEIIIDIPKNKLEVNVYDGEIEERLHRWSPPEPKIKHGYLGRYAQLVGPANHGAVFNHCNYSGR